One bacterium DNA segment encodes these proteins:
- a CDS encoding GAF domain-containing protein gives MAERPTGPAPPEAGASRDEGLAVLRQISSLLQASLSGVDSLQPLFQLLRRIVPYESATLFQNDAGRHRLVCRDRVGEAEVNPIDVIRFEMGFGLSAWIAQQRRPIVIPSLRRRSGLDQHDLRSYIGLPLVAGDELVGVLSFGHSRADAFARVESGVLEILGTQIALLLKNLDLVAALHLSNQELSDRNARLREMQARLVESERVKAIADLVAAMNHEINNPLTIISGQAELLALHLEGRDGQAIDKLEIIQQQVRRLGRVLSLLSGLRRAVASSYPGGGQMLDLESSAEPSMKSVPSAT, from the coding sequence ATGGCTGAAAGGCCGACAGGTCCCGCTCCTCCCGAGGCCGGCGCCAGTCGCGACGAGGGTCTTGCCGTCCTGCGCCAGATTTCCTCCCTGCTGCAGGCCTCGCTCTCGGGGGTGGACAGCCTGCAGCCCCTGTTCCAGCTGTTGCGGCGCATCGTGCCCTATGAAAGCGCCACGCTCTTCCAGAACGACGCCGGCCGCCACCGCCTGGTCTGCCGCGATCGGGTGGGCGAGGCCGAGGTCAATCCCATCGATGTGATCCGCTTCGAGATGGGCTTCGGTCTCTCCGCCTGGATCGCACAGCAGCGGCGTCCCATCGTCATCCCCAGCCTGCGCCGGCGCAGCGGTCTCGACCAGCACGATCTGCGCTCCTACATCGGACTGCCTCTGGTGGCGGGTGACGAGCTGGTGGGCGTGCTCAGTTTCGGCCACTCCCGGGCGGATGCCTTCGCCCGGGTGGAGAGCGGCGTGCTGGAGATCCTGGGCACGCAGATTGCCCTGCTTCTGAAGAACCTGGACCTGGTGGCTGCCCTCCACCTCAGCAACCAGGAGCTGAGCGACCGCAACGCGCGCCTGCGCGAGATGCAGGCCCGGCTGGTGGAGAGTGAGCGGGTGAAGGCCATCGCCGATCTGGTGGCCGCCATGAACCACGAGATCAACAATCCCCTGACCATCATCTCCGGACAGGCGGAACTGCTCGCCCTGCACCTGGAAGGCCGGGATGGACAGGCGATCGACAAGCTGGAGATCATCCAGCAGCAGGTCCGCCGCCTGGGCCGCGTGCTCAGCCTCCTCTCCGGCCTGCGACGGGCCGTTGCCTCCTCCTATCCGGGGGGTGGCCAGATGCTGGACCTGGAGTCCTCCGCCGAGCCGTCCATGAAATCCGTCCCTTCCGCCACCTGA